One Pigmentibacter ruber genomic window, AAGAAAGGATAAATGATAAATTTATTAAAAGATTTCCAAAAATAAATGAAAAAAATATTAATAAAATGCAATTTTTAAACGTTGTAAAGAGGATGTTTGGAAAAATTGGAAAAATTATTGCATAAAATAATGATGTTAAGTTTATTTTACTTACATAGTTAATTGAAATAACTCTAACTAGAGCACCAGAAAAGCCAAAAATTGATGAAATAAAAAATGATATTATGATAGATAAATAAATTTTTATTTTATTAATTAAAATCATTATTTTTAAAGGATTTGTATTCTTTTTTTTTAAAAAATATATAATATATTTTATTCCATTCACTATAATATTAGTAGTTGGAGTAATTTGACTGCCAGAAATAGCTAATAAATGAATTAATCCTGAATATTCAAATATAAGTCTATCCTGAAAAGTAATTTTCCGAATATTTGCCAAAAAATTTAGAGCCAAATCTTTTTCTTTCATATTTTCTGCTATAGAAACTGATTTGCTTTTAAAAATATTTGATAAGTCTAGAAAATTTTTAAAATATTCTCCATAATTAAAAAACTCATGAATGAAAAAAATAATACAAAAGGTTAATAAATAACAGGCTATAGAATTAAAAAATGCTTGTATAAATATTGTAAATTTCTGCATTAGACTCCTTTCTAATCTTGTAAATTAATCTATATCTTGTTTTCTTTAGTTTTAGTTA contains:
- a CDS encoding MBL fold metallo-hydrolase, producing MQKFTIFIQAFFNSIACYLLTFCIIFFIHEFFNYGEYFKNFLDLSNIFKSKSVSIAENMKEKDLALNFLANIRKITFQDRLIFEYSGLIHLLAISGSQITPTTNIIVNGIKYIIYFLKKKNTNPLKIMILINKIKIYLSIIISFFISSIFGFSGALVRVISINYVSKINLTSLFYAIIFPIFPNILFTTFKNCILLIFFSFIFGNLLINLSFILSFFGVLCLKIIIRMNNLLNFNNLFSYVTNTVLTSFIIGILLSPFSNCNIFSSCLANLVATPIICFLITPLTFLLLILPENNLFSLNLIYLYDISLTIFKNIGLIFSDYNQLYTNSNKTSLFSLYGLLYINSAFVILISIYDLIKNYNILITRFKINSIKIS